TGATCTTCGCGACGTATTCCCAATTGATCGGTTCGATGTAAGTTCGATCCGCCATTTCGGGGTCGGTCATGATCGTGGCGGGATTGGAATTCACCAGCACCACGATGTACCCCTCTTCGCGAAGGGCTTTACAGGCTTGTGTCCCGGAATAGTCAAATTCGCAGGCTTGACCGATAACGATAGGACCAGAACCGATGATCAGAATCTTGTGAATGTCGTCGCGACGAGGCACGGCGGCGGACCTTGATGTGGAGCAGATGGCAGGGCATGCATGCGCGACCTCTTCGCGTGGCTACTCCAAACCACGGTCGAAATTGCGCGAAACCGCCCGAGACTACCAAACACCACCAGAGATTCAAGGTTCGCGGAAAGAGTTCGATCGCATTTCCCGAATTCTGCCCTGAATTCGCGAGTTTCCCATCCAAGATCGGTTTACGATTTTGAAAGTTCACGTCGGAATTCGTGCTCACGCGTCAAACTTGCACCGCAATCTGCGACAACACGATTCGAAAAATGCGTCGACCAGGTCCGCATTTGAAATGGCGTGTCACCGTCGCTTCACCGCAACGTCGGTTACCAAAGTTTCGTCCGTAAGACTTTCAGGACGACGCTCCGTTTTTCGAAGTCCAGAAACGAGGGAACTTGTTGCGGGTCAGCCTTCGTTTCTACGGTCACCTGCCGCAGTAGATTGCCGATGCGCGCGACGGGATAGACGACGGCGATTTCATCGAATGACACGGCCGTTAAGGGAATACATTTTCCAAAACGTTCGTGCGCTCCGCCGCTTGCGTCTTCAAGCGGATCCCGGTCATGGGGTGTCTTGTCCATCATGCCAGTCACGAACTCTTCGAGAAAATCGCCAAAGTCGTGAATGGCGCCGCGTTCTGTGCGTCGACTGGGTTCCCGCAGGTCAACCATTCTCGCGTTGATCAAAAGGCAGGTGTCGTTGAAAGGTTCGTTGATCGACTGATTGACGTAACCCGCGCACGCGTAACCGTTTTTCAACAGGCACGCGACGGGAATGTACTCCGTGCCATCCGACTTGCTGCCGATCAACTTCAAGAATTCGTCGCGTTGCATGATCCGCTCCGGAACAGGCCGATCTGCGGTTGATCAAGAGAGCCCCGATCGAGATGTCCCGCAGAGTCGACAAGCTTCCAGTACAGTACGCATCAACACCAGTTTGTGTTTGGTGGTTCTCGATCAATCCATTTCAGGATTGCAGTCGGCTCTTCCACGATGCGACCCGCTCAAGGACCGGATTTCGTCCGCCACTACCGAAGCTGCTGAGCCGAGCCACAACATTTCGTACGCCGACGTAGTTGGAAACGTCTGCCTCGATTTTGTCACAGGCCACTTGAAGTTCCGGCAAACTGAGTTCAGCCAGTTTGCATCCCTTGGATTCGCAAAGTCGGACGAGCTTTCCGACCACTTCGTGTCCCGTCCGCATCGGGACGCCGCGGCTGATCAGATATTCCATCAGCGTCGTGGCGTCGAGAAAGCCCTCCTCCAGGCGGGCATTGATCGATTCAAGCTGCAATTTCGCCCTGCGGACGACGCGCGGTGCCAGTTCGACACAGGCGTAAACGGTATCAAAGGCATCAAAGAAGGCGAGTTTGTCTTCCTGCAGGTCGCGGTTGTAGGCGAGGGGAAGACCCTTCAGCAGCGTCAGGATCTGGGTGACGTCGGCGATCACGCGTGCCGATTTGCCGCGAATCAGTTCCAGCACATCCGGATTGCGTTTTTGCGGCATGATTGACGAGCCGGTCGTATACGCATCGGGCAGTTTAAGGAATCCGAATTCCGTGGTGCACCACAGGATCCATTCTTCGGCCCAACCACTCAGATGGACGGCAATCAAGGACATATCGAAAATGGCTTCTGCCAGAAAATCGCGATCGCTTGAGACATCCAGACTGTTAGCTGCGACCGCAGGTGACAAATCGTCGGCCACAAACCCCAACAATTGGGCGGATTCGTGGCGGTCGATTGGCAACGAGGTGCCCGCAAGAGCCGCGGCCCCCAGCGGAAGCACATTGACGCGTTTCAGGCAGTCGGCCAGGCGATCACGGTCTCGCTGAAATTTCTCACAATAGGCAAGCCAGTAGTGTGCGGCCATGACGGGCTGAGCACGCTGCAGATGCGTGAATCCTGGCAAGACGACGTCTGCGTCGCCATCACAGCGATCCACGAACGCCCGCTGAAGTTCGAGCAGCAATTGATCGAGTTGTGTGAGACACTCGCGCACGTACAGCTTCAGATCTGTGGAAACCTGGTCGTTCCGGCTGCGACCTGTATGCAACTTGCGACCGACGTCACCGATCCTTTGGATCAGCGCCGATTCGATATGCATATGGATATCTTCAAGCTCTGTCTTCCACTCCATTTCACCGCGAGCGATCTCACCACCGATCGTGTCCAGAGTGGCAACGATCAACTGGCATTCTTGCTCGGACAAGAGTCCGACCTTTGTCAGCATTCGCGCATGGGCTTGCGACCCGCGGATATCGACCGGAGCAAGACGATGATCAAACGAGATCGATTCCGTAAATTTTTCGACGAGCGGGTCGGTCTTTTCGTCGAAAGCACCGCCCCAAGGTTTTGCGGACAAGTCAGTTTCCTGCAGTTCAAAAGTGGATTGAAGACGCTTACTTGATGTCGGATTCGTCCAGAACAAAATGGTTTACGACCGTACGCTTTTGCGAAGTATAGACGCCATTGATGCGACCATCGGCCGTCTGGATGATAAACGGATAACCCTGTTCATCATCGGGGGTATTCACAATATCGCGAGCCGCCGGCCAGGTTTGGCCCTGATCGGTCGAAACACGCATGGTCAGCGGATTTCGTTTCGCCTGGTTGCTGTTGTTGTAAATCATGACGAGGTGACCATTTTTCAGTTTGATCAGATCGACGGCCGAATTGGGGTTGGGGAAGCTCGTGTCTTCGCCGAGCGCCCAGGTTTTTCCACCGTCTCGCGATTCGGTGCGGACGATGAAACCATCAAGCAATGGCCCATAGATGCCACCTCGACGGCAGAATGCAATCAACTTGTTTTGATCAAGCTGGACGACCGAAGGCTGGATGTTGCCGATTCGCGAATGGACCTTGTTTGTGAAGCTCCATTCCTTCGTTTTCTTATGATACCGCGCAAAAAGCGAGGAACTTTGAGCACCGATGGCTTTCGCGTCAGTGCCCTTTTCCTGGTAGATCGGAACGAGAAAATCACCATCGAACAATTGAATCGGCTGTGAACGGACCATCATGCCACGTTCGAACGTCAGCATTTCGGAATCGGTCCAGGTATGACCATTGTCGTGTGAATACTTGTACTTAATCACCGAATCGGCCCAGGTTTTGCCATATCGGCAGACGTAGAACAACCAGGTTGCTCCGCCGGGTTCTTGCCAGATGACGCCATTGCCGTCGGCGCGATCGGGGGTGTCCGCAATCGTCGTCGGCAGGGACCACGAGGTCTTCCCTTTTTCGCGTCGCGAACCGAATACCGCGGTATCGCCCTTGTATTCGCCTTCGCCGCCATAGTAGGCGATGTACAAGTCGCCATTCGCCAGTTCCCCGATGCTTGCCGGGTGCTTGTATTCCCCACCCGGTATGTCCGGGCCGAAGACTTTCTCGATCGTCAGCTCGGCACGAACGGAGCTCGTCGCAACGAGGAGTGCCATGCACAGCGATGCGTTAAAAACTCGGTAAATCATAGACATTGTGCCAAAGATGCAGGGGGATGACGGCAATGAATTCACGATGAAAAGATCGCGCGACTGAGCCTAAACCGTTGATCGCGACAAGTCTAGTTTGCGATCAAGGAAATCGTTGGGCGGCATGCGATTGCCCTTGCTCGCAGCACTGTTGCCACCTGACTTTGGGTAACGGAGGTCTTGGGATTGAAGCCGAACGTTTCATTTCGAGTGAAGTGGCGATGCACATTTGAATGCCTTACTCTTTCCGCCTTCGACCGCGAATACGGTGCTGAATACAAGGGATCAGCGTTTGTCGACAGGAGTTCGGCAAGCAAAGTGGGGGCTACGATGTCTTTGGATGAACTCAATTCGGACGCCAATGCGCCGGATCAAACCCGCGGCGATTCGAGCGGTGAAGAGGCGAATCCCGGTTTGCTGGGCGTGATGGGCCGGATCATGGGGCCCGCCATCGCTGCCCTGATCCTACTTACCCCGTCGCCCGAGGGGTTGGCTCCGTCGGCGCAACGCCTTTTGGCGGTCACCATCTGGATGGCGATCTGGTGGGTCACGCAGGCCATTCCGATTGCGGCGACCAGCCTGATGCCGTTGGCAATGTTTCCCTTGCTAGGGATTCAGTCGGCCAAGACCGTCGGGCAGTCTTATCTCGGTGACACCTCATTTCTATATCTGGGGGGATTCATGATCGCCCTGGGGATCGAACGCTGGAATCTGCATCGCCGCCTCGCCTTGTTGACGGTGTCTGCCACGGGAACGAGTCCACGTCGAATTGTGCTGGGATTCATGCTGGCGACCTTTAGCCTGTCAATGTGGATTAGTAATACCGCGACGACTCTGCTGATGCTTCCCATCGCCGTGGCACTGTTGAACACGCTTGAACAACGCTCCGTCAGTTCGCGTTCTTCCGCCAAGGGCGTTCCCGCGTCAGTCGATCCGCAGTTTGCGCATCTCGCGACTTCACTCACTCTGGGAATTGCTTATGCCGCCAGTATTGGCGGACTGGCAACACTTGTCGGGACACCGACGAATTTGGCGTTTGTTGAGATCTGGAACAAATCGATTCCGGGCCAACCCGCTGTGTCTGCATCGCAATGGATGCTGACGTGGACTCCCTTCGGGATCGTCTTCTTGATTTGCGCGTGGCAGGTGCTGGTATGGGGGCTCAAGCCTCCGGTCGGGTTTGAACGCTTCGACCGAAAGTATTTTCGAGACCAACTGCGTGACCTTGGGGCAATGTCTTTCGCCGAAATTGTGATGCTAATCCTATTTGCCGTGACAGCGATGCTCTGGCTCTTTCGGACCGACTTCACCTTTGGCGACGTCGTTCTGGTTCGCGGTTGGGGAGGGACCGTCGGTCGATGGCTGATTTCG
This genomic interval from Schlesneria paludicola DSM 18645 contains the following:
- the argH gene encoding argininosuccinate lyase, yielding MSAKPWGGAFDEKTDPLVEKFTESISFDHRLAPVDIRGSQAHARMLTKVGLLSEQECQLIVATLDTIGGEIARGEMEWKTELEDIHMHIESALIQRIGDVGRKLHTGRSRNDQVSTDLKLYVRECLTQLDQLLLELQRAFVDRCDGDADVVLPGFTHLQRAQPVMAAHYWLAYCEKFQRDRDRLADCLKRVNVLPLGAAALAGTSLPIDRHESAQLLGFVADDLSPAVAANSLDVSSDRDFLAEAIFDMSLIAVHLSGWAEEWILWCTTEFGFLKLPDAYTTGSSIMPQKRNPDVLELIRGKSARVIADVTQILTLLKGLPLAYNRDLQEDKLAFFDAFDTVYACVELAPRVVRRAKLQLESINARLEEGFLDATTLMEYLISRGVPMRTGHEVVGKLVRLCESKGCKLAELSLPELQVACDKIEADVSNYVGVRNVVARLSSFGSGGRNPVLERVASWKSRLQS
- a CDS encoding sialidase family protein, producing the protein MIYRVFNASLCMALLVATSSVRAELTIEKVFGPDIPGGEYKHPASIGELANGDLYIAYYGGEGEYKGDTAVFGSRREKGKTSWSLPTTIADTPDRADGNGVIWQEPGGATWLFYVCRYGKTWADSVIKYKYSHDNGHTWTDSEMLTFERGMMVRSQPIQLFDGDFLVPIYQEKGTDAKAIGAQSSSLFARYHKKTKEWSFTNKVHSRIGNIQPSVVQLDQNKLIAFCRRGGIYGPLLDGFIVRTESRDGGKTWALGEDTSFPNPNSAVDLIKLKNGHLVMIYNNSNQAKRNPLTMRVSTDQGQTWPAARDIVNTPDDEQGYPFIIQTADGRINGVYTSQKRTVVNHFVLDESDIK
- a CDS encoding SLC13 family permease, with the protein product MSLDELNSDANAPDQTRGDSSGEEANPGLLGVMGRIMGPAIAALILLTPSPEGLAPSAQRLLAVTIWMAIWWVTQAIPIAATSLMPLAMFPLLGIQSAKTVGQSYLGDTSFLYLGGFMIALGIERWNLHRRLALLTVSATGTSPRRIVLGFMLATFSLSMWISNTATTLLMLPIAVALLNTLEQRSVSSRSSAKGVPASVDPQFAHLATSLTLGIAYAASIGGLATLVGTPTNLAFVEIWNKSIPGQPAVSASQWMLTWTPFGIVFLICAWQVLVWGLKPPVGFERFDRKYFRDQLRDLGAMSFAEIVMLILFAVTAMLWLFRTDFTFGDVVLVRGWGGTVGRWLISLGVPKEKSLEFVSDATVAMVISILMFVIPVRRARTGSPQYLMDWATTSRIPWGILLLFGGGFAIAGAFESTKLSEWVGGGFKTVGAGQPTWVLIAAVCTLLTFLTEFTSNVATVNTVLPIIAAASLALEIDPRLLMIPATISASCAFMLPIGTPPNAIVFATGRIKMSQMASYGLILNLLGIVLAVAAVYGLMIPQLGIQVK